The Arachis duranensis cultivar V14167 chromosome 2, aradu.V14167.gnm2.J7QH, whole genome shotgun sequence genome has a window encoding:
- the LOC107472915 gene encoding auxin-responsive protein SAUR32 — protein MGHGEKISPRSFHLHRHLLQHGEKNNNNINNSSNKVFKDVIPKGFMAIKVGQGEEQQRFVVPVIYFNHPLFMQLLKEAEEEYGFDQKGTITIPCHVEEFRNVSGLIDREKSFHNHHHHHHVGCFGF, from the coding sequence ATGGGTCATGGAGAAAAGATCAGTCCAAGGAGCTTCCATTTGCATCGCCACCTCCTCCAACATGGtgagaagaacaacaacaacatcaacaacagTAGCAACAAAGTGTTTAAGGATGTTATTCCAAAAGGGTTTATGGCAATAAAGGTAGGTCAAGGTGAAGAACAACAAAGGTTTGTTGTTCCTGTTATATACTTCAACCACCCACTCTTCATGCAATTATTGAAGGAAGCTGAAGAAGAGTATGGTTTTGATCAGAAAGGAACCATAACTATACCTTGCCATGTTGAAGAATTCAGGAACGTTAGCGGCTTGATTGATAGGGAAAAGAGTTtccataatcatcatcatcatcaccatgtTGGTTGCTTTGGTTTTTAg